One genomic region from Kineobactrum salinum encodes:
- a CDS encoding GntR family transcriptional regulator → MTGMTATLRAYTRIREQILDGRLPQGSRVREGDMSALLALSRTPVREALKLLTAEGFLDSEPNKGVTVAIWSDVRVFDAYTVRATLEGLAASMAAHRATEETLRSLHAVCDSMDELLERGEIPVVERVSELNNSFHDLVVEAARNSVLAESIHRLSQVPAHRTFKNYSIEDLRRSFRQHRQLAKAITSRDSMEAEIAMKAHIMDARAHWASVRPDLVIDSECRLPKVRSING, encoded by the coding sequence ATGACCGGCATGACAGCAACGCTGCGCGCCTACACACGGATCCGTGAACAAATCCTGGATGGACGCCTTCCTCAGGGTTCTAGAGTCCGCGAGGGAGATATGAGCGCACTCTTGGCATTGAGCCGCACTCCGGTACGCGAGGCTCTCAAGCTTCTCACCGCCGAGGGTTTTCTCGATTCTGAACCGAACAAGGGCGTGACCGTCGCAATTTGGAGCGACGTACGCGTTTTCGACGCATACACGGTGCGAGCGACTCTGGAGGGTCTCGCTGCGTCAATGGCCGCCCATCGCGCAACGGAGGAGACCCTGCGTTCCCTACATGCGGTCTGCGACAGCATGGACGAGTTGCTTGAGCGGGGCGAAATTCCCGTGGTTGAACGTGTATCTGAGTTGAACAACTCGTTCCACGACCTCGTGGTCGAAGCAGCCCGGAACAGCGTCCTTGCCGAGTCCATCCACCGGCTATCCCAAGTGCCCGCTCACAGGACCTTCAAGAATTACTCCATAGAGGACCTCCGCAGGAGTTTTCGTCAACACCGCCAGCTAGCAAAGGCGATCACTTCAAGGGACTCTATGGAGGCCGAGATCGCGATGAAGGCGCATATTATGGACGCACGTGCCCATTGGGCATCGGTCCGCCCAGATCTCGTCATTGACTCCGAGTGTCGCTTACCAAAAGTTCGTTCAATTAATGGGTGA
- a CDS encoding AMP-binding protein → MAQFTFAPLTPSSFLDRSAASFAARTAVVDGQVRFTYAELAARVDRLVSALASSGIKPGDRVAALCTNSHIQLELHQGVPLRGAVLVPVNTRLAADEMAYILKHSETSLLVASREFSDRARELATAAGIPLILEGGGTEDYETWLAAIDAAPSDRQEVDEHSMISLNYTSGTTGPPKGVMLHHRGAYLGALAMAHHTRLDTGSTYLWTLPMFHCNGWCFTWAVIAGGGTNLCLRAISPSGIWRMLREEGVTHFCGAPTVLTMIAEEPSASVLPGRVDVYIGGAPPSPALLARVDALGLHVTHLYGLTETFGPSVINEWQPQWDDLPLETGTRLRARQGTSNIVNRPLKVLDTDGNSVPPDGQSVGEIAASGNLVMLGYYKDEEATRAVTRNGCFLTGDLGVMHPDGYVELRDRSKDIIISGGENVASVEVEQALDSHPSVIESAVVGMADEKWGEIVVAYVTARTSVDASPEDLADDIAAHVRQRVAGYKVPRRIIFSDLPKTSTGKIQKNVLRKRILEIGMGPK, encoded by the coding sequence ATGGCCCAATTCACTTTTGCCCCGTTGACACCCTCCAGCTTCCTTGATCGATCGGCCGCGTCTTTCGCGGCGCGGACTGCGGTGGTCGACGGGCAGGTGCGCTTCACGTATGCCGAGCTCGCGGCGCGAGTAGACAGATTGGTGTCTGCGCTGGCAAGTTCCGGCATCAAGCCCGGTGACCGGGTCGCGGCACTGTGCACCAACAGCCATATCCAACTCGAATTACATCAAGGCGTCCCGCTGCGCGGCGCGGTACTGGTGCCTGTCAATACGCGGCTCGCCGCCGACGAGATGGCCTACATCCTTAAGCACTCTGAGACGTCGCTGCTTGTGGCCAGCCGAGAGTTCTCCGACCGAGCGCGTGAACTGGCGACGGCCGCCGGTATACCGCTGATCTTGGAGGGTGGTGGAACTGAGGACTACGAGACGTGGTTGGCCGCCATTGACGCCGCCCCGTCCGATCGCCAGGAAGTCGACGAGCACAGCATGATCTCGCTCAACTATACATCCGGCACCACCGGACCTCCAAAGGGCGTAATGCTCCACCACCGCGGCGCCTATCTCGGAGCGCTCGCGATGGCCCACCATACACGCCTCGATACTGGCTCGACCTACCTATGGACGCTGCCGATGTTCCACTGCAACGGCTGGTGCTTCACCTGGGCGGTTATCGCCGGCGGAGGGACCAACCTGTGCCTACGTGCCATCAGCCCAAGTGGTATCTGGCGGATGCTGCGCGAAGAGGGCGTCACGCACTTCTGCGGAGCACCCACCGTCCTGACGATGATTGCAGAGGAACCGTCGGCGAGCGTGCTGCCCGGCCGGGTTGACGTGTACATCGGCGGCGCACCGCCCTCACCTGCATTGCTAGCGCGGGTGGACGCCCTCGGCCTGCACGTCACCCACCTCTACGGACTGACCGAAACTTTCGGACCCTCAGTGATCAATGAATGGCAGCCACAATGGGACGACCTTCCCCTGGAGACCGGCACAAGGCTGCGGGCCAGGCAGGGTACTAGCAACATCGTCAACCGACCGTTGAAGGTACTTGATACGGATGGCAACAGCGTGCCCCCCGACGGACAGTCCGTCGGCGAGATAGCAGCGTCCGGCAACCTGGTCATGCTCGGCTATTATAAAGACGAGGAGGCGACCCGGGCCGTTACCCGCAACGGCTGCTTCCTCACCGGTGACCTCGGCGTCATGCACCCCGACGGCTACGTCGAACTGCGCGACCGGAGCAAGGACATCATCATCAGCGGCGGTGAGAACGTCGCCTCAGTCGAAGTCGAGCAGGCCCTCGACTCCCACCCTTCTGTGATCGAGTCTGCCGTCGTCGGCATGGCGGACGAGAAGTGGGGCGAGATCGTCGTCGCCTATGTGACCGCCCGGACAAGTGTCGATGCCAGTCCGGAGGACCTTGCCGACGACATTGCCGCTCACGTTCGCCAACGTGTGGCGGGCTACAAGGTCCCACGCAGAATTATTTTTTCCGACCTGCCCAAGACCTCCACCGGCAAGATACAGAAGAATGTTCTACGCAAGCGTATATTGGAGATAGGGATGGGCCCCAAATAG
- a CDS encoding NifU family protein, giving the protein MSLSDAQLKEAVELVLVEHVDRFLDSHGGAVHVKSVHNGEVELGFDGACRSCPAVSATFYSTILPAIQKVPAVKHVKTPNVNISAAAVSRIIELTRRRPTGSNSTREKSV; this is encoded by the coding sequence ATGAGCCTCTCGGACGCGCAGCTCAAGGAGGCAGTTGAGCTCGTCCTGGTCGAGCATGTCGATCGCTTCTTGGACTCACACGGCGGTGCCGTGCACGTCAAGAGCGTCCATAACGGTGAGGTCGAACTTGGCTTCGACGGTGCTTGCCGCAGTTGCCCGGCCGTTTCAGCGACATTTTACAGCACGATTCTTCCTGCCATTCAGAAGGTCCCAGCGGTCAAGCACGTCAAGACACCCAATGTGAACATCTCGGCCGCCGCCGTGTCTCGGATCATCGAGCTCACGCGACGCCGACCGACCGGCTCCAACTCGACAAGGGAGAAGTCCGTATGA
- a CDS encoding amidohydrolase family protein, producing the protein MKDGMFVFDQVVHMYDNRPSNLGKNGDKVVQSLIGMGQLFSTPELPANDHFVDEQLSLEEAHRILFEESDTDIAMAQTVPLFGWWKDGFSPAQRQHALQEAYPEKVVFCGGVDPQYQGLDGARREMERQVREWGAVSFKFYQAHENSLSWRIDDRKIAYPLWEKALELGITNVQFHKGVPFGTERMEHMNPTDMQQAAFDFPELTFIIHHLGDPYIDESISLAARNPNIWMSLSAWINVYPIMPREALKRLGKALMYVGPERLLWGTEAFVWPNVQGYIDLFANLEMPEDLMDGYGFPQITREMKRAIFGENYARLLKMDVGEVLKTRYGSDDRYE; encoded by the coding sequence ATGAAAGACGGCATGTTTGTGTTCGACCAGGTGGTTCACATGTATGACAACCGCCCCAGCAACCTGGGCAAGAACGGTGACAAGGTCGTTCAGAGCCTGATCGGCATGGGCCAGCTTTTTTCGACCCCCGAGCTTCCCGCGAATGATCACTTCGTCGATGAGCAATTGAGCCTCGAGGAGGCACATCGGATCCTTTTTGAGGAGTCGGACACCGACATCGCGATGGCGCAGACCGTCCCGTTGTTCGGCTGGTGGAAGGACGGTTTCTCGCCGGCCCAGCGTCAGCACGCTCTGCAAGAGGCCTATCCGGAGAAGGTGGTCTTTTGTGGCGGCGTTGATCCGCAGTATCAGGGTCTTGATGGAGCCCGGCGCGAGATGGAGCGTCAAGTCCGGGAATGGGGGGCGGTGAGCTTCAAGTTCTACCAGGCTCACGAGAACTCGCTCAGTTGGAGAATCGATGACCGCAAGATCGCCTATCCCCTGTGGGAGAAGGCGCTGGAGCTGGGGATCACGAACGTGCAGTTCCACAAGGGAGTGCCGTTCGGAACTGAGCGCATGGAGCACATGAATCCGACGGACATGCAGCAGGCCGCCTTCGACTTTCCGGAGCTGACTTTCATCATTCACCATCTGGGGGACCCGTACATTGACGAGAGCATCAGTCTCGCGGCACGCAACCCGAACATCTGGATGTCGCTGTCGGCATGGATCAACGTGTACCCCATCATGCCGCGAGAGGCTTTGAAACGCCTCGGCAAGGCCCTGATGTACGTCGGCCCGGAGCGACTGCTGTGGGGCACAGAGGCGTTCGTGTGGCCCAACGTGCAGGGCTACATTGACCTCTTTGCGAACCTCGAGATGCCTGAGGATCTCATGGACGGTTACGGGTTTCCCCAGATCACCCGCGAGATGAAGCGCGCGATCTTTGGCGAGAACTACGCCCGCCTCCTGAAAATGGACGTCGGCGAGGTGCTCAAGACCCGGTACGGAAGCGATGACCGCTATGAGTAA
- the yghU gene encoding glutathione-dependent disulfide-bond oxidoreductase, translating to MSKIDRYTPPKVWTWDRENGGKFAHINRPVAGATHEKELPVGKHPLQLYSIATPNGVKVTVLLEELLALGKTGAEYDAWLIDLLEGAQFGSGFTQLNPNSKIPALMDKSTTPPIRVFESGAILVYLAEKFEAFLPTTPAERAECMSWLFWQMGSAPFLGGGFGHFYAYAPEKFEYPIYRYAMEVKRQLDVLDRNLASRRYLCGEEYNIADIANYAWYGALAEGRLYDAAAFLDVGSYTNVQRWAKEISERPAVQRGRRVNRTWGDEDTNLAERHSASDLD from the coding sequence ATGAGTAAAATAGACAGATATACCCCCCCAAAAGTATGGACCTGGGACCGGGAAAACGGCGGGAAATTTGCCCACATCAATCGACCGGTGGCTGGAGCGACGCATGAGAAAGAACTTCCCGTCGGCAAGCACCCGCTACAACTATACTCAATAGCGACACCGAACGGCGTAAAAGTCACCGTGCTGCTTGAAGAACTTCTGGCTCTGGGTAAAACGGGTGCCGAATACGATGCCTGGTTAATCGACCTACTAGAGGGCGCCCAGTTTGGTAGTGGATTCACCCAGTTGAATCCAAATTCCAAAATACCTGCACTCATGGACAAGAGTACAACACCGCCCATCAGAGTATTTGAATCCGGTGCGATTCTCGTCTATTTAGCAGAAAAATTTGAGGCATTCCTGCCTACCACACCCGCTGAAAGAGCAGAATGCATGTCATGGCTGTTCTGGCAGATGGGCAGTGCCCCCTTTTTAGGGGGCGGCTTTGGCCACTTCTACGCTTATGCGCCGGAAAAATTCGAGTACCCCATCTACCGTTATGCCATGGAGGTAAAACGTCAGCTTGATGTCCTGGATCGCAACCTGGCCTCACGCCGCTATCTTTGTGGCGAAGAGTACAATATCGCTGACATAGCCAATTATGCTTGGTATGGCGCCTTGGCGGAGGGCAGGCTTTACGATGCAGCTGCTTTTCTGGACGTGGGCTCATACACCAATGTACAACGCTGGGCCAAGGAAATCAGCGAACGTCCAGCGGTGCAACGAGGTCGACGCGTCAATCGCACTTGGGGCGATGAAGATACTAACTTGGCCGAGCGTCACAGCGCCAGTGATCTGGACTAA
- a CDS encoding IS66 family transposase: MGCWARARRKFHELIGRSQSPIAEKALIYIGTLYDSEREANDLPARRETAVA, encoded by the coding sequence GTGGGTTGCTGGGCACGGGCCCGACGCAAATTCCACGAGCTGATCGGGCGCAGCCAAAGCCCCATCGCCGAGAAAGCGTTAATTTATATCGGCACGCTCTATGACAGTGAGCGAGAGGCCAATGACCTGCCCGCCAGACGAGAGACAGCGGTTGCGTGA
- the epmB gene encoding EF-P beta-lysylation protein EpmB, whose protein sequence is MSALIACHPAPAPSDWRAAMRDLITSPAALFELLQLSADQLGWSEQAARDFPLRLPRAFARRMQPGDPQDPLLLQVLASQQELLTAPGFSSDPTGETGAANPQPGIIHKYHGRVLLLVTGSCAIHCRYCFRRHFPYADNQNSRAEWPAALAAIAADRSISEVIFSGGDPLVAGDEPLRELVQALADIPQLRRLRVHTRLPIVIPERVTAQLLETLSSSRLQTVMVVHSNHANEIDPQVAQAFARIRGAGITLLNQSVLLAGINDTAAALIALSERLFEAGALPYYLHLLDKVAGAAHFDVSEARARELHREIAARLPGYLLPKLVREVAGAPAKVLL, encoded by the coding sequence ATGTCCGCTCTCATCGCCTGCCATCCGGCGCCCGCCCCCAGCGACTGGCGCGCCGCGATGCGCGACCTGATCACCTCGCCCGCCGCGCTGTTCGAGCTGCTGCAACTGAGCGCCGACCAGCTCGGCTGGAGCGAACAGGCAGCGCGCGACTTCCCGCTGCGGCTGCCGCGCGCCTTTGCCCGCCGGATGCAGCCCGGGGATCCGCAAGACCCACTATTGCTGCAGGTGCTGGCCAGCCAACAAGAGCTACTGACAGCGCCGGGATTCAGCTCCGACCCGACCGGCGAGACCGGCGCCGCCAACCCGCAACCGGGCATTATTCACAAATATCACGGCCGCGTGCTGTTGCTGGTAACCGGCAGCTGCGCCATCCACTGCCGCTACTGCTTCCGCCGCCATTTCCCCTACGCCGACAACCAGAACAGCCGCGCCGAATGGCCCGCAGCCCTCGCCGCCATCGCCGCCGACCGCAGTATCAGCGAAGTGATCTTCAGCGGTGGCGACCCGCTGGTGGCCGGCGACGAGCCGCTGCGCGAGCTGGTGCAGGCGCTGGCAGACATTCCCCAGCTGCGGCGGCTGCGGGTACACACCCGCCTGCCCATCGTGATACCGGAGCGGGTGACTGCACAATTGCTGGAGACGCTTAGCAGCAGCCGGCTGCAGACTGTCATGGTGGTGCACAGCAACCACGCCAATGAAATTGACCCCCAGGTAGCGCAGGCCTTTGCCCGGATACGCGGCGCCGGCATCACGCTGCTCAACCAGTCGGTCCTGCTGGCCGGCATCAACGACACCGCGGCAGCCCTGATCGCGCTCAGCGAGCGCCTGTTCGAGGCCGGCGCACTACCCTACTACCTGCATTTGCTGGACAAGGTGGCCGGTGCGGCGCATTTCGACGTCAGTGAAGCCCGTGCGCGCGAACTACATCGGGAAATCGCAGCGCGGCTGCCCGGCTACCTGCTGCCGAAACTGGTACGCGAGGTCGCCGGCGCGCCGGCCAAGGTATTGCTGTAA
- a CDS encoding transposase domain-containing protein yields MNGLDPQAYLGDLLARFPGALQSDLSSSSEWLVATYHSGATTPNW; encoded by the coding sequence ATCAACGGTCTGGACCCGCAGGCTTACCTGGGTGATTTGCTGGCGCGCTTCCCGGGTGCCCTACAGTCAGACCTTTCCTCATCCTCTGAATGGTTGGTTGCCACCTACCATTCTGGCGCAACGACGCCGAATTGGTAG
- a CDS encoding caspase family protein, with amino-acid sequence MKHLQLYLMTTLLICTATSLAQAPVVDTPERDSAEFKEFEVVPCLLPPRVRRLGGLVYPERRQLVQTTAKACELRGGEYTVYDRATPESSMAFFLPLAEEGDPVAQTQLGEVYQYLFAEPRYAEALSWYQRAAEQGHVTALRRLAHLHENGLGVERDTLLATNLWRQATGLADDLVLASSLDAARTEAEQRVAQLTGQLQQRNAEADALRLELAQARAGMAGRRDQLRQAQRELQALQQQLAAARSEQSSSAPGRVTALERELRERQQTIDDQQFQLDSLEATLDAQQAKLLASVRQVELENRRLQSELERVSAMSELELAEAREALATRDREINRLREEQAAMATELEQRELSLAALDQQLARLHDAADSGAREQARQLEAERQRQARLLEDSRRQIGTLSSELAGIETEADSLRVQLDVALNEKQQAEAKLAQTESALVTLRQQAAAAEQDLAALHSELDATRAERDQLNAAIAAASADETGRSAELQRLREALAARDAELARQQAAIAEVDARARRYRQEVAELREQWNLQVATRSVMEPLPDTSRLRIPKDIKVGRYHALVIGNNNYQHLRKLSFAHNDARAVHEVLTQRYRFESELLLDATRGDIFRRVDALKESLQPQDSLLIYYAGHGAEDGSDSYWMGVDAVSASPGAQEMYGVSSSALARWLALLPAHHVLVIADSCYSGRGIVTSGGIKLREEEIQKNLKFYLQNRARTVLTSGGVVPVPDGGAGDHSVFTRAWWGC; translated from the coding sequence ATGAAGCACCTGCAGCTGTATCTGATGACAACCCTGCTCATCTGCACCGCCACCAGTCTCGCCCAGGCACCCGTGGTCGACACCCCGGAGCGCGACAGTGCCGAGTTCAAGGAGTTCGAAGTGGTGCCCTGCCTGTTGCCACCGCGGGTACGCCGGCTGGGCGGCCTGGTCTATCCCGAGCGCCGGCAACTGGTGCAGACCACGGCCAAGGCCTGTGAGTTGCGCGGGGGTGAATACACGGTCTATGACCGGGCGACCCCGGAGTCTTCTATGGCCTTCTTTCTGCCGCTGGCCGAGGAGGGCGACCCCGTCGCCCAGACCCAGCTGGGTGAGGTCTATCAGTATTTGTTTGCCGAGCCGCGCTATGCAGAGGCCCTGAGCTGGTACCAGCGGGCGGCGGAACAGGGTCATGTGACCGCGTTGCGCCGGCTGGCCCATCTGCATGAAAACGGGCTGGGAGTGGAACGCGACACGCTGCTGGCCACCAACCTGTGGCGTCAGGCGACTGGCCTGGCGGATGACCTGGTACTGGCTTCCAGCCTGGACGCGGCCAGAACCGAGGCCGAGCAGCGGGTGGCGCAACTGACCGGCCAGCTACAGCAGCGCAATGCCGAAGCCGACGCGCTGCGGCTGGAGCTGGCCCAGGCCCGCGCCGGCATGGCCGGGCGGCGCGATCAACTGCGGCAGGCACAACGAGAGCTGCAGGCACTGCAGCAGCAATTGGCCGCCGCGCGCAGCGAGCAGAGCAGCAGCGCTCCGGGACGGGTGACGGCGCTGGAGCGGGAGTTGCGGGAGCGCCAGCAGACCATTGATGACCAGCAATTCCAGCTGGACAGCTTGGAGGCCACGCTGGACGCACAGCAGGCAAAGCTGCTGGCCAGTGTGCGACAGGTGGAGTTGGAAAACCGCCGCCTGCAGAGCGAACTGGAGCGGGTGTCGGCCATGTCCGAGCTGGAGCTGGCCGAGGCGCGCGAGGCCCTGGCAACGCGTGACCGGGAAATCAACCGCCTGCGTGAGGAGCAGGCCGCGATGGCGACCGAACTGGAGCAGCGGGAGCTGTCCCTGGCGGCGCTGGACCAGCAGCTGGCCCGGCTGCACGATGCCGCCGACAGCGGTGCCCGGGAACAGGCCCGGCAGTTGGAGGCTGAACGCCAGCGCCAGGCCCGGTTACTGGAGGACAGCCGCCGGCAGATCGGCACGCTGAGCAGCGAGCTGGCCGGGATAGAGACAGAGGCTGACAGTTTGCGCGTGCAACTGGACGTGGCGCTCAACGAGAAACAGCAGGCGGAGGCCAAACTGGCCCAGACCGAGTCGGCGCTGGTAACCCTGCGCCAGCAGGCAGCTGCTGCGGAGCAGGATCTGGCAGCCCTGCACAGCGAGCTCGATGCGACCCGCGCCGAGCGCGACCAGCTCAATGCCGCCATCGCCGCCGCCAGCGCTGACGAGACCGGGCGCAGCGCCGAACTCCAGCGTTTGCGCGAGGCCCTTGCGGCCAGGGATGCCGAGCTGGCCAGGCAGCAGGCGGCAATCGCCGAGGTCGATGCCCGGGCCCGCCGCTACCGCCAGGAAGTGGCGGAGCTGCGCGAACAGTGGAACCTGCAGGTGGCTACTCGCAGTGTGATGGAGCCGTTGCCGGATACCTCGCGGCTGCGTATCCCCAAAGATATCAAGGTGGGCAGGTATCATGCGCTGGTCATCGGCAACAACAACTACCAGCATCTGCGCAAGCTGAGTTTTGCCCACAACGATGCCCGGGCGGTGCACGAGGTCCTGACCCAGCGCTACCGCTTTGAATCCGAGCTGTTGCTTGATGCGACCCGCGGCGACATCTTCCGCCGGGTCGATGCGCTGAAGGAATCGCTGCAACCGCAGGACTCTCTGCTGATCTACTACGCCGGGCACGGCGCCGAGGATGGCTCCGACAGCTACTGGATGGGGGTCGACGCCGTTTCGGCCTCTCCCGGCGCACAGGAAATGTACGGTGTCTCCAGCAGTGCCCTGGCCCGCTGGCTGGCGCTGCTGCCCGCCCATCACGTGCTGGTGATCGCGGACTCCTGCTATTCCGGCCGCGGCATCGTTACCTCCGGTGGCATAAAGCTGCGCGAGGAGGAAATCCAGAAGAACCTCAAGTTCTACCTGCAGAATCGGGCCCGCACGGTGTTGACCTCGGGCGGTGTGGTGCCGGTACCGGACGGGGGAGCGGGCGATCATTCGGTCTTTACCAGGGCCTGGTGGGGCTGCTGA
- a CDS encoding CoA transferase → MRILELGQLVPGPYCGQVFAGSGAHVVKVEVPASRHDVRMGVRFDGRSLLWSVIARGKDG, encoded by the coding sequence GTGCGGATCCTGGAACTGGGCCAGCTTGTCCCTGGTCCGTACTGCGGACAGGTCTTCGCAGGCTCTGGGGCCCACGTGGTCAAAGTCGAAGTCCCGGCGTCGCGACACGATGTACGAATGGGCGTCCGCTTTGATGGTCGCTCGCTGCTGTGGAGCGTCATCGCTCGCGGCAAAGACGGGTGA